The Deinococcus metallilatus genome segment CCAGCGGCGGGGCGTGCCGTTGCCGTCCGGCTCGGGACGGGGGCCGAGGGCGAACTGCGCGAAGTCGCGGTCCTCCTGCTCCTTGGCGAAGGCCAGGCCGTAGGCGCGGGGCAGGCGGGCCTTCATCCCGGCGTAGTCGCCAAAGGCCAGGGCCACTTCGCGCAGGCCCATGACGGGGAGGGCGTGGGCGGGGCGGGATACCGGCTGCGGCGGATAGGCGGGCTGGCGGTCATCACCCAGGTCCACGCCGCGCAGTTCCAGGCCGTGCCCGAAGGGGTCGAAGAAGTAGACGGTGCGGTCGGGCCGCTGGGGAGTGCCCAGGTCGATCTCGGTCCAGGGGAGGCCGTGCTCGTCCAGCACCGCCTGGCTGGCCTCCAAATCCTCCGGCCGAATCTGCCAGGCGTAGTGCAGGTGCGAGGCACCCCGGGCACGCAGCGGGGCGAGGCGCGGGTCGTTCGCCTGCCGCGTGACCGGCTTCCAGAGGGTGAGGTGCTGGGCACCGTTCACCCGGAAGCGGGCCGTCTGCCGCGCCTCGTCGTGGTGGAGCAGGTCCAGGCCCAGCACCTGCTGGTAGAAGCGAATCCCCCGGGGCAGATGGTTGACCTCCAGCGTGATCCCTGCGAGGTCCAGGATGGGCGAAGGCATGGCGTCAGGGTAAGGGCGCCATCCCAGCCCACGCCCCGGGTCCAGATGAAGGAGAGTGAAGCGTCCGGCGGCCCGCTTCCGTTAGTCTCCTAGACATGGCAGAAGGTGAGGCTCCGAACGTGCAAGGCCGCGACACCCCCGAACAGGCCCAACTGGACTTCCGTCAGCGCCTCAGCTACGGGGACTACCTGAAGACCGATCTCCTCCTGAGCGCGCACCAGCCGATCACGCAGGCTCACGACGAGCACCTCTTCATCACCGTGCATCACGTCTCGGAGCTGTGGCTGGGGCTGATCATCCGCGAATTGCAGGCCGCGATGGCGCTGCTGGCCGCAGGCGTCACCGATACCCCGCTGAAGATGCTGTCGCGTGTGGTGCGGGCGCAGCAACAGCTCACGAACGCCTGGGAGGTCCTCAAGACCATGACGCCCGCCGACTACCTGGAGTTCCGGGGCGCCTTCGGGGAGGCGTCGGGCTTTCAGTCGGCGCAGTACCGCATGGTCGAGGTGTTGCTGGGCAACCGCAATCCCACGCTGCTGCGCCCCTTCGAGCACCGCCCGGACCTGCACGCTCCCCTGCTGGCGGCGCTGCACGCGCCCAGCGTGTACGACCTGACGCTGCGCCTGCTCGCCGCCCGCGGCCTGCCCATCCCGGCCGAGGTGCTGGAACGCGATTTCACCCAGCCGCCCACCGAGCACCCGGCGGTGCTGGACGCCTGGCTGGCGGTCTACCGCGACACCGAGCAGTACTGGGACCTCTACGAGCTGGCCGAGAAGCTGCTCGACGTGGAGGACAACTTCCGCGCCTGGCGCTTCAACCACCTCACGACCGTCGAGCGCACCATCGGCTTCAAACCCGGAAGCGGCGGCACCAGCGGCGCCGGATACCTCCGCCGCGCCCTGAGTATCGTGTTGTTCCCGGAACTGTGGCAGGTGCGGACGGCGCTGTAAGCGGCTGCTTGAAAAGAGGGATGTCGCCCGTCATGGCGCCTCCCCGCCCTGAGTCGGCCCAGAGCCGAGGCCCCGTATCTTTTGTCTTTTCAAAATTCTGGAGGGAATGGCCGGGTTCCACCTTTCAGATGCCCCACCAGAATCTCCCCAGCTTCAAACAGCCACCAGGCGCGCGGAGCTTCAGAACCGTGCAGAGGCACCGCTGCTTCCCCCAACGCCCGCATTGCTATCCTCGCCCCCATGTGGGGAGCGGTGCGGGTCTGGCGGACGGCGGGAGCGCACCTGTGGGACCACCTGCCGCGCCTGATCGTGGTGAATGTGCTGTGGCTGGTCGCGGCCTGGCCACTGGTGACGCTGGGTGCCGCGACACTGACCGCCTACGCTTGGCTGCGCCGCGCAGTGCTGGAAGTGGAGGACGAACGCGACGACCTCGCTCCCGGCGATCCCCCGGTGCCCGACGAACCCTACACCTCACTGCCCCGCTTCTTCCGGCGGCTGTGGTGGCCCGGCACCCTCTGGGCGGCGCTGAATATCCTGCTACTGTTCGTGCTGTACGCCAATGGGGTGGTGTGGAGGGTCCAGCCGGACACCCTGAGCGGGGCGTTGCGGGCCGTGCTGGGCCTCTTGCTGGGATGGTTCTGGCTGGTGCTGCAACCGTTCTTCCTCGACGCGCTGGCGGAGGGCGTGCCGCTGCCCCACGCGCTGGCCGGGGCAGCCCGGATCGTGCTGGCCTATCCGCTCTACACCCAATTGTGTGCCCTACCGCCGCTGCTGCTGTCCGCGCTGGCCTGGCGCTTCACCTCACTGTGGGCGCTGGTGGGCGTGGGGCTGCTGCTGCTGTACTGGGCCCACGTGGCGACTGGAAACCCTCTGACGCGCCGACCACAGCAAGTTGAAGATGTGCTGTGAATCGGGCCTGGTACCTGAAGATTTCCAAGAAACCATAAATACGACCTGGGCGGAACCGTACCCAAGAAGCACGCCCCTCAGCTAACCTCAGGGCATGTCAGGGGGCGGAAAACAGTGGTCGGGGCATGAACCGGCGACCGTTTTCCGTCCCCTGACCCCGCGAGGTCAATCCATGAAAAAGTCTCTGTTTCTCCTGACGGCCGCCCTGCTGGGCAGCCCTGCCCTGAGTGGGGCCAGCGCGCAGAAGGTCACGCTGGACCTGTGGGCGCACTGGGGGTCCGAACAGCGCCGCCCCACCATCAACCGGATCATCGACACCTGGAACAAGAAAAATCCCAATATCCAGGTGAAGTACACCTTCGTACCCTTCGATCAGCTCCCCACCAAGACGCTGGCCGCCATCGCCGCCAAAAATCCGCCGGACGTGGTGGTGATCGATATCCGCACCACCCCGCTGCGGGCCGCCAAGAACCAGGCGACCGATCTCAGCAAGCTGGGGGCGGACAGCCTGGCGAACCAGTTCTACCCGAACCTGTGGGCCACGGCGACCTACAAGGGCGACCAGTACGGCCTGCCCTTCGTGACCGACACCCGCTTCCTGTACTACAACAAGGACCTCTTCAAGGAAGTCGGGCTGAACCCGGCCAAGCCGCCGACGACCTGGGACGAGCTGGAAGCCTACGCCAAGAAGCTCGACAAGAAGACCGGGCCGGTGTACAGCCGCATCGGCTTCCACCCGCTGTACGGCAGCTTCGGCCTGGAAAGCTGGGTGGCGAACGCGGGCGGCAGCATGTGGGATCAGGACATGATCAACCCCAACTTCACCAACCCGGTGGCGGTGAAGACCCTGACCTGGATCAAGGACTGGACCGACCGCCTGGGCGCGCGCAACGTGCAGGCGTTCAAGAGCAGCTTCGGCAGCGGCGCGCAGGACCCCTTCATCTCGGGCAAGCTGGGCATGATCATCGACATCGGCGGGTACGCCGCCACCCTCAAGAAATACGCGCCCAACATGAATTACGGCATGGTGCGGATTCCCACTCCCACCGGCCAGCCGGGACCCGGCACCTCGTCGGGCGGCGGGTTCAACCTGGAGGTTCCGGTGGGCACCAAGCACCCCAAGGAAGCCTTCGCCTTCGCCAAGTGGATGGCGACCGAGGGCGCGCGTATCTGGGCGCAGGAGCAGAACGACTTCCCCGGGGCCAAGAACGCCTCGCTGAGCGTGACCACCCCCGCCTTCCGCCTGATGTCGGCCAACATGAAATACACCCAGGTCAACTCGGCCCCGCCCTATGCCCCCAGTTACGGCACCATTCTGGACAAGGCCACCGAGGACGCCGTGTACCGGGGCGCCGACCCCCGGCAGGCGCTGGAGGAGGCGCAGGCCCAGGTGCAGCGCCTCGTCAACAGCAACAAATAATCCCCCGCGCCGGGTGAAGCGGGCCGCTCCGCTTTGCCCGGCTTCTGTTCAGGAGGCCCAATGCGCCCAGTTCTGACCTTGGAGGCCCGGCCGTGAGCCGCGCGGCGCCGGTCCACCCTCCCCGACGCGGCCTGAAGGCCCGCCACCGCGAGGCGCTGTGGGGCTATCTGTTCATCGCGCCCTGGCTGATCGGGTTCCTGTGCTTCGTGCTGGGGCCGATGCTGTTTTCGCTGTACGCGAGCTTCACCAACTACGACATCACCTCGCGCTTCGACTGGGTAGGCGTGCGGAACTATGTGCAATTGCTGACCCAGGACACGCGCTTCTGGACGGCGCTGTACAACACCGCCTATTACGCCGTGTTCGCGGTACCGCTGGGCATCGCCACGGGGCTGCTGATCGCCACGCTGCTCAATCAGGAGGTGCGGGGCCAGCGCCTCTTCCGCACGATCTTCTTTCTGCCGAAAGTCCTGACCGGCGTGGCGGTGCTGCTGCTGTGGCTGTGGGTCTTCAACCCGCAGGTGGGGCTGATCAATACGGCCCTGTACCGCCTGGGCGTGAACGAGAACAACCTCCCGCTGTGGTTCGGTGATCCCGCGTGGTCCAAGCCCGCCCTGATCATCATGAGCATGTGGGCGGCGGCGGGCGGCTTCATGTTCTACCTGGCTGCCCTGAGGGGCGTGCCGCGCGACCTGTACGAGTCGGCGCAGATCGACGGGGCGAGTCCCTGGCGGCAGTTCTGGGCGGTGACGGTGCCGCTGATCTCGCCGGTGATCTTCTTCAAGCTAATCACGGGCATCTCGGGGGCGCTGCAATTCTGGTCCGAGTCGCTGATCCTGACCAAAGGCGGGCCGAGCGACAGCACGCTCTTTTATGGGCTGTACATCTGGCAGACGGCCTTCACCGACCTGCGAATGGGCTACGCCAGCGCGATGGCCTGGATTCTGCTGCTGATCACGCTGGCGATTACCGGGCTGCAACTGTGGTTTTCCAAACGCTGGGTCCACTACGAAGGCGAGGTGCGCTGAGATGGCGCTCTCCCGCCCTGAGGTCCATGTGCGCCCGCGTCCCGTGCGGACGGGCGGCCCCCGGCGCCTCACCGGCCTGATGCTGGGGCGTCTGCTGGCCCTGGCCGCCCTGGTCGTGCTGTCCCTGCTGATCCTGTACCCGGCGCTGTGGATGGTGTCCACCTCTCTGAAGCCCGACTCGCAGGTCTTCGCGTACCCGCCGCGCTGGATTCCCGATCCTGTCATGTGGGGGAACTACGCCAGAGCCTGGGCCAGCGCCCCCTTTACCCGCTACGCGATCAACAGCCTCTTTTACGCCGTGACGGTCACCTTCGGCACGGTGCTGTCGTGTTCGCTGGCCGCCTACGGCTTTTCCAAGCTGCGCTTTCCGGGCCGCGATTTTCTCTTCGTGGTGATGCTCTCCACCATGATGATCCCGGGGCTGGTCACGCTGGTGCCGCAGTACGTGCTGTTCAGCAAACTGGGCTGGATCAACACCTATCTGCCGCTGATCGTGCCGAGCTTCTTCGCGGGGGCCTTTTTTACCTTCCTGCTGCGGCAGTATTTTCTGGGCATCCCCAACGAACTGC includes the following:
- a CDS encoding VOC family protein produces the protein MPSPILDLAGITLEVNHLPRGIRFYQQVLGLDLLHHDEARQTARFRVNGAQHLTLWKPVTRQANDPRLAPLRARGASHLHYAWQIRPEDLEASQAVLDEHGLPWTEIDLGTPQRPDRTVYFFDPFGHGLELRGVDLGDDRQPAYPPQPVSRPAHALPVMGLREVALAFGDYAGMKARLPRAYGLAFAKEQEDRDFAQFALGPRPEPDGNGTPRRWLYAWDPQVGLADMFGGDHALVQFYADVDAVLALVRAEGLPHVLADGRLAVRDPDGHVFEFLPPL
- a CDS encoding tryptophan 2,3-dioxygenase produces the protein MAEGEAPNVQGRDTPEQAQLDFRQRLSYGDYLKTDLLLSAHQPITQAHDEHLFITVHHVSELWLGLIIRELQAAMALLAAGVTDTPLKMLSRVVRAQQQLTNAWEVLKTMTPADYLEFRGAFGEASGFQSAQYRMVEVLLGNRNPTLLRPFEHRPDLHAPLLAALHAPSVYDLTLRLLAARGLPIPAEVLERDFTQPPTEHPAVLDAWLAVYRDTEQYWDLYELAEKLLDVEDNFRAWRFNHLTTVERTIGFKPGSGGTSGAGYLRRALSIVLFPELWQVRTAL
- a CDS encoding ABC transporter substrate-binding protein, with protein sequence MKKSLFLLTAALLGSPALSGASAQKVTLDLWAHWGSEQRRPTINRIIDTWNKKNPNIQVKYTFVPFDQLPTKTLAAIAAKNPPDVVVIDIRTTPLRAAKNQATDLSKLGADSLANQFYPNLWATATYKGDQYGLPFVTDTRFLYYNKDLFKEVGLNPAKPPTTWDELEAYAKKLDKKTGPVYSRIGFHPLYGSFGLESWVANAGGSMWDQDMINPNFTNPVAVKTLTWIKDWTDRLGARNVQAFKSSFGSGAQDPFISGKLGMIIDIGGYAATLKKYAPNMNYGMVRIPTPTGQPGPGTSSGGGFNLEVPVGTKHPKEAFAFAKWMATEGARIWAQEQNDFPGAKNASLSVTTPAFRLMSANMKYTQVNSAPPYAPSYGTILDKATEDAVYRGADPRQALEEAQAQVQRLVNSNK
- a CDS encoding carbohydrate ABC transporter permease, with amino-acid sequence MSRAAPVHPPRRGLKARHREALWGYLFIAPWLIGFLCFVLGPMLFSLYASFTNYDITSRFDWVGVRNYVQLLTQDTRFWTALYNTAYYAVFAVPLGIATGLLIATLLNQEVRGQRLFRTIFFLPKVLTGVAVLLLWLWVFNPQVGLINTALYRLGVNENNLPLWFGDPAWSKPALIIMSMWAAAGGFMFYLAALRGVPRDLYESAQIDGASPWRQFWAVTVPLISPVIFFKLITGISGALQFWSESLILTKGGPSDSTLFYGLYIWQTAFTDLRMGYASAMAWILLLITLAITGLQLWFSKRWVHYEGEVR
- a CDS encoding carbohydrate ABC transporter permease, which translates into the protein MLGRLLALAALVVLSLLILYPALWMVSTSLKPDSQVFAYPPRWIPDPVMWGNYARAWASAPFTRYAINSLFYAVTVTFGTVLSCSLAAYGFSKLRFPGRDFLFVVMLSTMMIPGLVTLVPQYVLFSKLGWINTYLPLIVPSFFAGAFFTFLLRQYFLGIPNELLEAARVDGANELWIWARVVLPLATPALATVAIFTFDGAWNDYVNPLLYLNDERLYTLQVGLASFRSANDTQWQLLMAASVLVLLPVVLLFFVFQKYFIEGASLTGSVKG